From the Clavibacter phaseoli genome, one window contains:
- a CDS encoding acetylornithine transaminase → MTTTQPERRTTQTESEWSDRFQAAMMRSSPPPLAMLVRGEGCRVWDSTGREYLDFLAGIAVNSLGHAHPALIRAVTEQVSTLAHVSNYFATPPQIALAERLRRITGAGDTGRVYFGNSGAEANEAAFKLARRNGSAHRTRVITLQGSFHGRTMGALALTGQPALQAPFLPLPGGVEHIAPTLEALEAAIDDTVQALILEPIQGEAGVVDLPAGFLRRARELTREHGALLILDEIQTGVGRTGRWFAYEHEGVRPDAVTIAKGIAGGVPIGALVAFDAAADLLQKGQHGSTFGGNPLATAAGNAVLAEIEEAGLVENAARRGEEIRAAITGLDSPLVAEVRGRGLLIGVGLHHEDAGRIAAAALGEGLIINAPNARSLRIAPPLIVGDAEVRDFRERFGRALAHLR, encoded by the coding sequence ATGACCACGACCCAGCCAGAGCGCCGCACCACCCAGACCGAGAGCGAGTGGTCCGACCGCTTCCAGGCCGCGATGATGCGCTCGTCGCCGCCCCCGCTCGCCATGCTGGTGCGCGGCGAGGGCTGCCGCGTGTGGGACTCGACGGGCCGCGAGTACCTCGACTTCCTCGCCGGCATCGCCGTCAACTCTCTCGGGCACGCGCACCCGGCGCTCATCCGCGCGGTCACCGAGCAGGTGTCCACGCTCGCGCACGTGTCCAACTACTTCGCCACGCCGCCGCAGATCGCGCTCGCCGAGCGCCTCCGCCGCATCACCGGCGCGGGCGACACCGGCCGCGTGTACTTCGGCAACTCGGGCGCCGAGGCGAACGAGGCCGCGTTCAAGCTCGCGCGCCGCAACGGATCCGCGCATCGCACGCGCGTCATCACCCTCCAGGGCTCCTTCCACGGCCGCACGATGGGCGCTCTCGCGCTCACCGGGCAGCCCGCGCTCCAGGCGCCCTTCCTCCCGCTCCCCGGCGGCGTCGAGCACATCGCGCCGACCCTCGAGGCGCTCGAGGCGGCGATCGACGACACCGTCCAGGCGCTCATCCTGGAGCCGATCCAGGGCGAGGCCGGCGTGGTCGACCTGCCCGCGGGCTTCCTCCGCCGCGCGCGCGAGCTCACGCGCGAGCACGGGGCGCTGCTCATCCTCGACGAGATCCAGACCGGCGTCGGGCGCACCGGCCGCTGGTTCGCGTACGAGCACGAGGGCGTGCGGCCCGACGCGGTCACGATCGCGAAGGGCATCGCGGGCGGCGTGCCGATCGGCGCGCTCGTGGCGTTCGACGCCGCGGCCGACCTCCTGCAGAAGGGCCAGCACGGGTCCACCTTCGGCGGCAACCCGCTCGCCACCGCCGCGGGGAACGCGGTCCTCGCCGAGATCGAGGAGGCCGGGCTCGTGGAGAACGCGGCCCGCCGCGGCGAGGAGATCCGCGCCGCCATCACGGGCCTCGACTCCCCGCTCGTCGCCGAGGTGCGCGGCCGCGGCCTCCTCATCGGCGTGGGCCTCCACCACGAGGACGCCGGGCGCATCGCGGCCGCCGCGCTCGGCGAGGGCCTCATCATCAACGCGCCCAACGCCCGCAGCCTCCGCATCGCGCCGCCGCTCATAGTCGGCGACGCGGAGGTGCGCGACTTCCGCGAGCGGTTCGGGCGCGCCCTGGCGCACCTGCGCTGA
- the argF gene encoding ornithine carbamoyltransferase: MTRHFLRDDDLSPAEQAEVLDLAVQLKRERWSERPLAGPQTVAVIFDKSSTRTRVSFAVGIADLGGVPLIISTANSQLGGKETASDTARVLERQVAAIVWRTYGQAGLEEMAAGTTIPVVNALSDDFHPCQILADLLTIREHRGDLAGQTLVFLGDGASNMAHSYLLGGVTAGMHVRIAAPAGYVPAADVAADAERIAATTGGSVRILADPVEAVTGADVVITDTWVSMGREEEKAQRLAELGAYQVTTELMAHAVDDAIFLHCLPADREYEVAAEVIDGPQSVVWDEAENRLHAQKALLVWLLRQS, translated from the coding sequence ATGACCCGCCACTTCCTGCGCGACGACGACCTGAGCCCGGCCGAGCAGGCCGAGGTGCTCGACCTGGCGGTGCAGCTCAAGCGCGAGCGCTGGTCCGAGCGCCCGCTCGCCGGCCCGCAGACGGTCGCCGTGATCTTCGACAAGTCCTCGACCCGCACGCGCGTCTCCTTCGCCGTCGGCATCGCGGACCTCGGCGGCGTCCCGCTCATCATCAGCACCGCCAACAGCCAGCTCGGCGGCAAGGAGACCGCGAGCGACACCGCGCGCGTCCTCGAGCGCCAGGTCGCGGCCATCGTCTGGCGCACCTACGGCCAGGCTGGCCTCGAGGAGATGGCCGCGGGCACAACAATCCCCGTCGTCAACGCCCTGTCGGACGACTTCCACCCGTGCCAGATCCTCGCCGACCTGCTCACCATCCGCGAGCACCGCGGCGACCTCGCCGGCCAGACCCTCGTCTTCCTGGGCGACGGCGCGAGCAACATGGCGCACTCCTACCTCCTCGGCGGCGTCACCGCCGGCATGCACGTGCGCATCGCCGCCCCCGCCGGCTACGTGCCCGCCGCGGACGTCGCGGCCGACGCCGAGCGCATCGCCGCGACCACGGGCGGCTCGGTCCGGATCCTCGCCGATCCCGTCGAGGCCGTCACCGGCGCCGACGTCGTCATCACCGACACCTGGGTGTCGATGGGCCGCGAGGAGGAGAAGGCCCAGCGCCTGGCCGAGCTCGGCGCCTACCAGGTCACGACCGAGCTCATGGCGCACGCGGTCGACGACGCGATCTTCCTGCACTGCCTTCCCGCCGACCGCGAGTACGAGGTGGCCGCCGAGGTCATCGACGGCCCGCAGTCGGTGGTCTGGGACGAGGCGGAGAACCGCCTGCACGCCCAGAAGGCGCTGCTCGTCTGGCTCCTGCGCCAGTCCTGA
- a CDS encoding argininosuccinate synthase → MAERVVLAYSGGLDTSVGIGWLKDATGKEVVALAVDVGQGGEDMEVIRQRALDCGAVEAVVVDAKDEFADDYIVPALKANALYQKRYPLVSGLSRPLIAKHLARVAHELGANSVAHGCTGKGNDQVRFEAAVAALAPDLTSIAPVRDLALTRDKAIVYANEHDLPIEQSKKSPYSIDKNVWGRAVETGFLEDPWNGPIEDLYEYTQDPDVLRDPTEVTITFEAGVPVAIDGVRYSPLRIVQELNAAAGAHGIGRIDVVEDRLVGIKSREVYEAPAAMTLIEAHEELESLTIERDLGRYKRGVEKDWANLVYDGLWFSGLKRSLDAFIEDSQRHVSGDIRMTLRGGRAVVTGRRSESSLYDFDLATYDTGDTFDQSLSKGFIELWSLPSKISARRDLAVEQAALAADPAPAAE, encoded by the coding sequence ATGGCCGAACGCGTGGTACTGGCATATTCCGGCGGACTCGACACCTCGGTCGGCATCGGCTGGCTCAAGGACGCGACCGGCAAGGAGGTCGTGGCCCTCGCCGTCGACGTCGGCCAGGGCGGCGAGGACATGGAGGTCATCCGGCAGCGCGCGCTCGACTGCGGCGCGGTCGAGGCCGTCGTGGTGGATGCCAAGGACGAGTTCGCGGACGACTACATCGTCCCCGCGCTCAAGGCCAACGCGCTCTACCAGAAGCGCTACCCGCTGGTCTCGGGCCTCAGCCGCCCGCTGATCGCCAAGCACCTCGCGCGCGTCGCCCACGAGCTCGGCGCGAACAGCGTCGCGCACGGCTGCACCGGCAAGGGCAACGACCAGGTCCGCTTCGAGGCCGCCGTCGCCGCGCTCGCGCCCGACCTCACCTCCATCGCGCCCGTCCGCGACCTCGCGCTCACGCGCGACAAGGCCATCGTCTACGCGAACGAGCACGACCTCCCCATCGAGCAGAGCAAGAAGAGCCCGTACTCGATCGACAAGAACGTCTGGGGCCGCGCGGTCGAGACCGGCTTCCTCGAGGACCCGTGGAACGGCCCCATCGAGGACCTCTACGAGTACACGCAGGACCCCGACGTGCTGCGCGACCCCACCGAGGTCACCATCACGTTCGAGGCGGGCGTGCCCGTCGCGATCGACGGCGTGCGCTACTCGCCGCTGCGCATCGTCCAGGAGCTGAACGCCGCGGCGGGCGCGCACGGCATCGGCCGCATCGACGTCGTCGAGGACCGCCTCGTCGGCATCAAGAGCCGCGAGGTGTACGAGGCCCCCGCCGCCATGACGCTCATCGAGGCGCACGAGGAGCTCGAGAGCCTCACGATCGAGCGCGACCTCGGCCGCTACAAGCGCGGCGTCGAGAAGGACTGGGCGAACCTCGTCTACGACGGGCTCTGGTTCTCCGGCCTCAAGCGCTCGCTCGACGCCTTCATCGAGGACTCGCAGCGCCACGTGTCCGGCGACATCCGCATGACGCTCCGCGGCGGCCGCGCGGTCGTCACCGGCCGCCGCAGCGAGTCGAGCCTGTACGACTTCGACCTCGCCACCTACGACACGGGCGACACGTTCGACCAGTCGCTGTCCAAGGGCTTCATCGAGCTGTGGTCGCTGCCGAGCAAGATCTCGGCGCGCCGCGACCTCGCGGTCGAGCAGGCCGCGCTGGCGGCCGACCCCGCGCCCGCCGCGGAGTAG
- the argH gene encoding argininosuccinate lyase yields MTESTDPSSRAGEAGALWGGRFAGGPSPELVALSRSTHFDWQLAPYDIAGSRAHARALASAGYLSDAERQAMLQALDTLEDRVRSGALVASEADEDVHGALERGLMDIAGAELGGKLRAGRSRNDQIATLVRMYMRDHAAVIHAMLVQLVDALAAQAEASGGAIMPGRTHLQHAQPVLLAHHLLAHCWPLVRDLERLADWDARADVSPYGSGALAGSTLGLDAGAVARDLGFARSSENSIDGTAARDVVAEFAFVLAQVGIDLSRLSEEIILWNTREFGFVTLSDSYSTGSSIMPQKKNPDIAELARGKSGRLIGNLSGLLATLKGLPLAYNRDLQEDKEPVFDSVQTLEVLLPAFTGMIATLRFDTGRMAELAPQGFSLATDVAEWLVKHRVAFRDAHEITGELVKAAESRGVGLEDLSDDDLRAVSPHLVPEVREVLSIEGSVASRDGVGGTARVRVDEQRAELVRRVAELRARADAAAERRAAAAASASGEASA; encoded by the coding sequence ATGACCGAGAGCACGGATCCGTCCTCCCGCGCAGGCGAGGCGGGCGCCCTCTGGGGCGGCCGCTTCGCCGGCGGCCCGTCGCCGGAGCTCGTGGCGCTCAGCCGCTCGACGCACTTCGATTGGCAGCTGGCGCCCTACGACATCGCGGGATCCCGGGCGCACGCCCGTGCCCTCGCGTCCGCGGGCTACCTGTCGGACGCCGAGCGGCAGGCCATGCTGCAGGCGCTCGACACCCTGGAGGACCGCGTGCGCTCGGGCGCGCTCGTGGCGTCCGAGGCCGACGAGGACGTGCACGGCGCCCTCGAGCGCGGCCTCATGGACATCGCGGGCGCCGAGCTCGGCGGCAAGCTCCGGGCGGGCCGCAGCCGCAACGACCAGATCGCCACGCTCGTCCGCATGTACATGCGCGACCACGCGGCGGTCATCCACGCGATGCTCGTGCAGCTCGTGGACGCGCTGGCCGCGCAGGCCGAGGCGTCGGGCGGCGCGATCATGCCGGGCCGCACGCACCTGCAGCACGCGCAGCCCGTGCTCCTCGCGCACCACCTGCTCGCGCACTGCTGGCCGCTGGTCCGCGACCTCGAGCGGCTCGCCGACTGGGACGCGCGCGCCGACGTCTCGCCGTACGGATCCGGCGCCCTCGCGGGATCGACCCTCGGCCTCGACGCCGGCGCGGTCGCCCGCGACCTCGGCTTCGCGCGCAGCTCCGAGAACTCCATCGACGGCACGGCCGCCCGCGACGTCGTGGCCGAGTTCGCGTTCGTGCTCGCGCAGGTGGGCATCGACCTGTCGCGGCTGAGCGAGGAGATCATCCTCTGGAACACGCGCGAGTTCGGGTTCGTCACGCTGAGCGACTCGTACTCGACCGGGTCGTCGATCATGCCGCAGAAGAAGAACCCCGACATCGCCGAGCTCGCGCGCGGCAAGTCGGGTCGCCTCATCGGCAACCTGTCCGGCCTGCTCGCGACCCTCAAGGGCCTCCCGCTCGCGTACAACCGCGACCTGCAGGAGGACAAGGAGCCCGTGTTCGACTCGGTGCAGACCCTCGAGGTGCTGCTGCCGGCGTTCACCGGGATGATCGCGACCCTCCGCTTCGACACCGGGCGCATGGCGGAGCTCGCGCCGCAGGGCTTCTCGCTCGCGACCGACGTGGCCGAGTGGCTCGTCAAGCACCGCGTGGCCTTCCGCGACGCGCACGAGATCACGGGCGAGCTCGTGAAGGCCGCCGAGTCCCGGGGCGTCGGCCTCGAGGATCTGAGCGACGACGACCTGCGCGCCGTCTCGCCGCACCTGGTGCCGGAGGTCCGCGAGGTGCTCAGCATCGAGGGCTCCGTCGCCAGCCGTGACGGCGTGGGCGGCACCGCCCGCGTCCGGGTCGACGAGCAGCGCGCCGAGCTGGTGCGCCGCGTGGCCGAGCTGCGCGCGCGGGCCGATGCGGCGGCCGAGCGCCGCGCGGCGGCAGCGGCATCGGCGTCGGGGGAGGCGTCGGCGTGA
- a CDS encoding DNA-3-methyladenine glycosylase, with the protein MIDAAFFARDAVEVAPALLGAILSRDSEEGRVSVRLTEVEAYRGVGEDPGSHAFRGRRARNATMFGPPGRLYAYFTYGMHTCANVVCGPEGTSAGVLLRAGEIVEGIDLARSRRGAAVRDRDLARGPARLAVALGIPLSDDGAPLDAAPYALALPDARLALPASGPRVGVSGPGGSGELFPWRFWVPGDPTVSPYRAHVPRVRR; encoded by the coding sequence GTGATCGACGCGGCCTTCTTCGCGCGCGACGCGGTCGAGGTGGCGCCCGCGCTCCTCGGCGCGATCCTGTCGCGCGACTCGGAGGAGGGCCGCGTCTCCGTGCGCCTCACCGAGGTGGAGGCCTACCGCGGGGTGGGCGAGGATCCCGGATCGCACGCGTTCCGCGGTCGCCGCGCCCGCAACGCCACCATGTTCGGGCCGCCCGGCCGTCTCTACGCGTACTTCACGTACGGCATGCACACGTGCGCGAACGTCGTCTGCGGTCCCGAGGGGACGAGCGCCGGCGTGCTGCTGCGAGCCGGCGAGATCGTCGAGGGGATCGACCTCGCGCGGAGCCGTCGGGGCGCGGCCGTCCGCGACCGCGACCTGGCGCGCGGGCCCGCCCGCCTCGCGGTGGCGCTCGGCATCCCGCTCTCGGACGACGGCGCGCCGCTCGACGCGGCGCCGTACGCGCTCGCCCTGCCGGACGCGCGGCTCGCGCTGCCGGCGTCCGGCCCGCGCGTCGGGGTGTCCGGACCCGGGGGATCCGGCGAGCTGTTCCCGTGGCGGTTCTGGGTGCCCGGGGATCCGACCGTCTCGCCGTACCGCGCGCACGTCCCGCGCGTCCGCCGCTGA
- a CDS encoding DNA-binding protein: MFVITADQKASRSDVDRAGTGRDDLAARYEGRLVLPVDRTSGDEVQALVADAATALDMVLVLTRAGHWSVGLGIGAVRTPLPRATREATGPAFIAARDAVTAAKRSATRFALATDPPTARPGDDPAPRMPGAAEVEALLTLLLLARDRRTPQGWDVVDRMAGGRTQREVAAELGITPQAVSTRLRTSGWRAERAAIPGLEALLAHLDAGAAAAAGPRTTRGGRSS; encoded by the coding sequence ATGTTCGTCATCACCGCCGACCAGAAGGCGAGCCGGAGCGACGTCGACCGCGCGGGGACGGGGCGGGACGACCTCGCGGCACGCTACGAGGGGCGCCTGGTGCTCCCGGTCGACCGCACGTCCGGCGACGAGGTGCAGGCGCTCGTCGCCGACGCCGCCACCGCGCTCGACATGGTCCTCGTGCTCACGCGCGCCGGGCACTGGAGCGTCGGGCTCGGCATCGGGGCGGTCCGGACCCCGCTCCCCCGCGCGACCCGCGAGGCCACGGGCCCGGCGTTCATCGCCGCCCGCGACGCCGTCACCGCGGCCAAGCGCAGCGCGACGCGGTTCGCCCTCGCGACGGATCCGCCGACCGCGCGCCCCGGGGACGATCCCGCCCCGCGGATGCCGGGCGCCGCGGAGGTCGAGGCGCTCCTCACGCTGCTGCTGCTCGCCCGTGACCGCCGCACCCCGCAGGGCTGGGACGTCGTCGACCGCATGGCCGGCGGCCGGACGCAGCGCGAGGTGGCCGCCGAGCTCGGGATCACCCCGCAGGCGGTGAGCACGCGCCTGCGCACGAGCGGGTGGCGCGCCGAGCGCGCCGCGATCCCCGGGCTCGAGGCGCTGCTGGCGCACCTCGACGCGGGAGCGGCGGCAGCCGCGGGACCGCGCACCACGCGCGGCGGGCGCAGCTCGTGA